From the Chloroflexota bacterium genome, one window contains:
- a CDS encoding ABC transporter ATP-binding protein, with amino-acid sequence MSPLLEVEDLRVSFDTEDGVVHAVDGVSYEVDTGRTLGIVGESGSGKTVSSLTTLGLTRSRSTRISGRIVFEGRDLLTASTDELRRIRGNEIAMIFQDPLSSLHPFYKVGHQLVEAIRIHRDVSRSAAHKRAIDLIELVGIPDPKRRVDQYPHEFSGGMRQRAMIAMALANEPKLLIADEPTTALDVTVQAQILALLQDLQDRLGMAIIIITHDLGVVAEITDEICVMYAGRIVEHASTDQIFEAPEHPYTWGLITSIPRLNQQRGDDLVPISGRPPSLIQRPSGCFFHPRCPYVQKRHRTEDPPLAPLPDNARHQVACLLDANIRRQIWNGLKAGRNPASLRRLAGDGYPSRAPAVASTALGTEAPEMPPSGAGAP; translated from the coding sequence GTGAGCCCGCTGCTCGAAGTCGAGGACCTCCGTGTCAGCTTTGACACCGAGGATGGCGTCGTCCACGCCGTCGACGGTGTCTCGTACGAGGTCGACACGGGCAGGACCCTAGGAATCGTGGGGGAATCCGGGTCAGGGAAGACGGTTTCGTCACTCACCACGCTCGGCCTGACACGTAGTCGCTCCACGCGGATCTCGGGCCGGATCGTGTTCGAAGGCCGGGACCTGCTGACCGCCTCCACCGACGAGCTTCGCCGCATCAGGGGCAACGAGATCGCGATGATCTTCCAGGACCCGCTGTCGTCTCTTCACCCCTTTTACAAGGTCGGCCACCAGCTCGTCGAGGCCATCCGCATACACCGCGACGTGTCGAGATCGGCTGCCCACAAGCGTGCGATTGACCTGATCGAGCTGGTGGGCATACCCGATCCCAAGCGGCGCGTGGACCAGTACCCCCACGAGTTCTCAGGCGGGATGCGCCAGCGGGCGATGATCGCAATGGCGCTCGCCAATGAACCCAAGCTGCTGATCGCCGATGAGCCGACCACCGCACTCGACGTGACTGTCCAAGCGCAGATCCTGGCGCTGTTGCAGGACCTCCAGGACCGGCTGGGAATGGCCATCATCATCATTACGCACGACCTGGGCGTGGTGGCCGAAATCACCGACGAGATCTGCGTGATGTACGCCGGGCGCATCGTTGAGCATGCGTCGACCGACCAAATCTTCGAAGCACCCGAGCACCCCTACACATGGGGCCTTATCACATCGATTCCGCGGCTCAACCAGCAGCGCGGCGACGATCTCGTGCCGATCTCAGGGCGGCCCCCCAGCCTGATCCAGCGGCCGTCGGGGTGCTTCTTTCATCCCCGTTGCCCGTACGTGCAGAAGCGCCATCGCACCGAGGACCCGCCGCTTGCGCCATTGCCCGACAACGCCCGCCACCAGGTGGCCTGCCTGCTGGATGCGAACATCCGGCGCCAGATCTGGAACGGTCTGAAGGCCGGTCGTAACCCCGCTTCGCTGCGCCGGCTCGCAGGGGACGGATATCCCTCGCGGGCGCCCGCAGTCGCGTC
- a CDS encoding ABC transporter permease has translation MGRYIIRRLLWAIVVLIIVSAVTFVIFYALPSADPAVLRAGRSPNPALIAHIRHTLGLDKPIYVQYWLYLKGVVLHFNFGYSYQYSLPVRTLMFQRLPATISLTVGAVIVWLLIGLPIGVISATRPRTWMDRTTMGVSLLAISAPVYWLGLVALFLFANDIGVVHIFDGADTYTGLTANPGRWFGSLLLPWLVLAASFAAFYARLLRANLIETMSEDYIRTARAKGLPEWRVVLQHGVRSAITPIVTVLGLDIGILMGGAVLTETVFDIPGVGRLAYDGIQNADLPVIQGTVMLGAFFIVIANLVVDILYAYLDPRVRYT, from the coding sequence ATGGGTCGTTACATAATCCGGCGCCTTCTGTGGGCCATCGTGGTGCTGATCATCGTGAGCGCGGTGACCTTCGTCATCTTCTACGCGCTTCCGTCCGCCGACCCTGCCGTCCTGCGGGCGGGCCGCTCGCCGAATCCCGCGCTGATTGCCCATATCCGTCACACGTTGGGCCTCGACAAGCCGATCTATGTGCAGTACTGGCTCTACCTCAAGGGCGTGGTGCTGCACTTCAACTTCGGCTACAGCTACCAGTACTCGTTACCGGTTCGCACGCTGATGTTCCAACGGCTGCCGGCCACGATCTCGCTCACCGTCGGGGCGGTGATCGTGTGGCTGCTTATAGGCCTACCAATCGGGGTCATCTCTGCGACCCGGCCGCGAACCTGGATGGACCGCACGACCATGGGGGTCAGCCTGCTGGCCATCTCCGCGCCGGTGTACTGGCTTGGACTGGTCGCGCTCTTTCTCTTCGCCAACGACATCGGGGTCGTTCACATCTTCGATGGCGCCGACACTTACACTGGCCTCACCGCCAACCCGGGGCGATGGTTTGGTTCGCTGCTTCTGCCGTGGCTGGTCCTTGCGGCCAGCTTCGCCGCCTTCTACGCCCGCCTGTTGCGGGCTAACCTGATCGAGACGATGTCGGAGGACTACATCCGCACGGCGCGCGCCAAGGGCCTGCCGGAGTGGCGTGTGGTTCTCCAGCACGGCGTGCGCTCCGCGATCACGCCGATCGTGACCGTGCTAGGGCTGGACATCGGCATCCTGATGGGCGGGGCGGTCCTCACGGAGACGGTGTTCGACATCCCTGGCGTTGGGCGGCTTGCCTACGACGGCATCCAGAACGCCGATCTGCCGGTGATCCAGGGCACGGTCATGCTCGGCGCCTTCTTCATCGTGATCGCGAACCTCGTCGTCGACATCCTCTACGCCTACCTCGATCCGCGGGTCAGATACACGTGA